A single genomic interval of Alteromonas sp. CI.11.F.A3 harbors:
- a CDS encoding chemotaxis protein CheV, producing MSGILDSVNQRTQLVGQNRLELLLFRLNGRQRFGINVFKVREVLQCPPLTSMPKLNSLVRGIAHIRGQTISVIDLSMATGGKRIEDLSNAFIVIAEYNRSVQGFLVGAVERIINTNWDAIMPPPQGTGRASYLTAVTEVENELIEILDVEKILNEISPLNAEVSADVAEGLSTEGKEDKIIFIADDSAVARNQVKKALTSLGLEIELAKNGLEALNRLKEIAEEYGDITKRIGVLVSDIEMPEMDGYTLTAEIKNTPELQKLHVVLHTSLSGVFNQAMVQKVGADDFIAKFHPDELATAVQKWLMTDCE from the coding sequence ATGTCGGGAATTTTAGACTCGGTTAACCAACGAACCCAATTAGTTGGTCAAAACCGTCTTGAGTTATTGTTGTTCAGGCTTAATGGCCGTCAACGCTTTGGTATAAACGTGTTTAAAGTACGTGAAGTGCTCCAGTGTCCACCACTGACTTCAATGCCGAAGTTGAACTCGCTAGTTCGCGGAATAGCACATATTCGTGGGCAAACTATTTCTGTAATCGATTTAAGCATGGCGACGGGGGGTAAGCGTATTGAAGATTTATCAAACGCGTTTATCGTTATTGCTGAATACAACCGTTCTGTACAAGGTTTTTTAGTGGGCGCTGTAGAGCGCATTATTAATACCAACTGGGATGCCATCATGCCGCCTCCTCAAGGGACCGGCCGAGCGAGTTATTTAACCGCTGTTACTGAAGTAGAAAACGAATTAATTGAAATTCTCGACGTAGAAAAAATCCTCAATGAAATTTCACCGCTTAATGCAGAAGTAAGCGCCGATGTTGCTGAAGGGCTTTCTACGGAAGGTAAAGAAGACAAAATTATCTTCATTGCAGACGACTCAGCCGTGGCAAGAAACCAGGTCAAAAAAGCGCTAACCTCACTTGGGTTAGAAATTGAGCTGGCAAAGAATGGTTTAGAAGCGTTAAACCGCTTGAAGGAAATCGCTGAAGAATATGGTGATATTACCAAGCGAATTGGGGTGCTAGTGTCTGACATAGAAATGCCAGAGATGGACGGTTACACCCTTACGGCGGAAATCAAAAATACACCAGAACTTCAGAAGCTTCATGTTGTACTTCACACTTCTTTGAGTGGCGTATTCAATCAAGCCATGGTTCAGAAAGTGGGAGCGGATGACTTTATTGCGAAATTTCACCCCGATGAACTAGCGACAGCAGTTCAGAAGTGGTTAATGACGGATTGTGAATAA